The Gemmatimonadota bacterium genomic sequence GGCAGATGAGAAGGAGGAGGAGCTGCCCGTCGAGGAGATTCCATTCCTCATCGGTCAGGCCGTGGCCATTACGGAGGGTCCGTTCACCGACTTCAATGGCACCGTGGAGGAAGTCATCCCGGACAAGGGCAAGGTGCGGGTGTCGGTTTCGCTGTTCGGGCGGCCCACCTCGGTAGAGTTGGACTACCTGCAGTTGAAGGGATACTGAGCAGTCGGTTGGATCAGGCAGTCAGGATAGCGCGCGAGGGGAGCTGCGAGCGCGCTGTCTGGCAGGACCGACGGGAGTCGTGCGGTTTCGTCCCGTCCAGCAGTCACCGGCCTTTGCGCGGGGCGGCCGCATAGCGGCGAGGAGCGCACCGTCGGCAGACCACGACGACGTTAATCACACGGTGGGAGATCACGCGCAGCACGCGCCGGGAATCGCAGTTGTCTGACGAGGGTGTGGCCTGAATGGCCCGCCATCGCGCAGGCCCCGCGTCGTGACGCGCATCATCGTACAGGAGACCAATGGCAAAGAAGGTCACTGGCTTCGTCAAGCTCCAGATCCCAGCGGGGCGTGCGAATCCGGCTCCTCCAGTAGGTACGGCGCTCGGCCCCCAGGGCATCAACATCATGGCGTTCTGCAAGGAGTTCAACTCCCGCACGCAGGCCCAAGATGGACTGATCCTCCCGGTCGAGATCACGATCTACTCGGATAAGTCGTTCACCTTCATCCTCAAGACGCCGCCCGCGGCGATCCTGATCAAGAAGGAGCTCGGCTTGGAAAAGGGGTCGGGGCAGCCCAACCGCGTGAAGGTCGGAACGCTGACGCAGGCCCAGGTCAGGAAGATCGCCGAAGTGAAGATGCCGGACCTCAATTGTGAGTCGATCGAGTCGGCCATGGCCATGGTGGCCGGCGCTGCACGCTCGATGGGCGTCGAGGTAAAGGGCTGATGAAAACTCACGGCAAGAAGTTCAACACCGCCGCGGAGCGCCGGGACCCCGCCGCGACCTTCCAGCCCCGTGCGGCGCTGGAGCTCGTAAAGGGTGCCGCCTTCGCGAAGTTCGATGAGACCGTCGAGGTCGCCGTCCGACTGGGCGTCGATCCGCGACACGCCGACCAGGTGGTGCGCGGGACGGTGGTCCTCCCCGCGGGCACCGGTAAGACGGTGCGCGTGCTCGTGATCGCCGTCGGCGACAAGGCGCGCGAAGCCACGGAGGCCGGGGCCGACTTTGTGGGCAACGAGTATCTCGCGAAGATCAAGGAAGGCTGGCTCGATTTCGACGTCATGATTGCTACGCCGGACCAGATGGGCCAGATCGGCCAGCTGGGCCGCGTGCTCGGTCCTCGCGGCCTCATGCCGAACCCCAAGGCGGGCACCGTCACGATGAACGTCGGCACCGCCGTACGTGAGTCGAAGGCGGGCAAGATCGAGTTCCGCGTCGACAAGGCCGGGAATGTGCACGCGGCCATCGGCAAGGTCTCGTTTGGCCTTGAGGCCCTGGAGCAGAACTTCACGGCCTTCATGGACCAGATCGTCCGCAGCAAGCCCTCGGCGTCCAAGGGCGTTTATGTCCGCAATGTCTCGGTCTCCAGCACCATGGGTCCGGGCGTCAAGGTGGACACCACCCCCTACCGAGGCTGAGCGCGATGAAGAAATCCGAGAAAGAGCAGCTCGTTTCGGAGCTCCGGGAGAAGATCAGCGGCGCGCAAGCGCTGTATTTCACCGACTTCACCGGCCTGAACGTCAAGCGCATGACCGAACTCCGCCGTCGCTTCCGGCGCGCCGGGGTCGAGTACGTCGTCATCAAGAACACCCTCGCCCTGCGCGCGGTCAACGAGAGCGGCCTCACCGGGGCGCGGCTCCGCGGCCCCACCGGGGTCGTGGTCGCGAAGGACCCCATCGCGGCAGCGAAGGTGCTGGTGACCTTCGCCAAGGAGCACGACCAGAAGCCGGCCACGAAGGGCGGCATCTTCGAGGGGAACCTGGTCGACGAGGCCATGGTGAAGCGGCTGGCCGCGCTGCCGAGTCGCGACGAGGCGCTGAGCCTGTTCGCGGGCAGCTTGAACAGCGTGCTGATGATGTTCTCGTTGGCGTTGGATGCCCGCAAGGAGCAGTTGGAGAACGGCTAAACCCGGGCGGCCGGGCCGGAAGGCCCGCCACCATGGAATTGTGATCACAACAATCCCAGGCCCGCCTGGGTTCGACACGGAGATAACACCACAATGGCTAACACCACGATCAGCAAGGAAGACATCCTCGAGGCGATCGGCGCCATGTCCGTCATGGACCTCGTCGACCTCAACGATGCGTTCAAGGCCAAGTTCAATGTGACCATCGCGGTCGCCGTTGGCGGCGGTGGCGGTGGCGGCGCGGCCCCGGCGGCCGCCGTCGAGGAGCAGACGGAGTTCTCGGTCATCCTCAAGGAAGCCGGGGCGAAGAAGATCCAGGTCATCAAGGTGGTGCGCGAGCTCACCGGCCTGGGCCTCAAGGAAGCCAAGGACATGGTCGATGGCGCCCCGAAGGAAGTGAAGGCCGGCGTCTCGAAGGACGAGGCCGCGCAGGTCAAGGCCAAGCTCGAGGCCGAAGGCGCCGTCGTCGAGGTCAAGTAAGCCCGAGACGGCAGACGGCAGACGGCAGTTGGCGGTCCTCCGGGCCCCGACTGCCGCCTCCGCCACCGGTCCCGCGGTCTACTTCCTCCACGCGACGCTAGTGAATCGAACCACACGTACCACTCCCGCAGTTCACACCTCCCACCCGTCTCCGCGGCCCGACGCCGCGGGGACGAGCGGGTTTTCGCCCTTTCCACGGGTGCGTCATGCCTGAACTCCTGAAGCAGATCGTCTTCGGTCAGCACGACGAGGGGATGGAAATGCCTCATCTCCTCGACATCCAGACCCGCGCCTTCGAGTCGCTCCTCCAACTCGACGCCGCCACGCACAACCGCGAAGACATCGGCCTCGAACGCGTCTTCAAGGACCTGTTCCCGATCGCCGACGTCCACGAGAATTTCTCCCTCGAGTTCGTGCGGTATGCCCTCGGCGAGCCGAAGTACTCCGTTGAGGAGTGCATCGAGCGCGACATGACG encodes the following:
- the rplK gene encoding 50S ribosomal protein L11 yields the protein MAKKVTGFVKLQIPAGRANPAPPVGTALGPQGINIMAFCKEFNSRTQAQDGLILPVEITIYSDKSFTFILKTPPAAILIKKELGLEKGSGQPNRVKVGTLTQAQVRKIAEVKMPDLNCESIESAMAMVAGAARSMGVEVKG
- the rplL gene encoding 50S ribosomal protein L7/L12, with translation MSKEDILEAIGAMSVMDLVDLNDAFKAKFNVTIAVAVGGGGGGGAAPAAAVEEQTEFSVILKEAGAKKIQVIKVVRELTGLGLKEAKDMVDGAPKEVKAGVSKDEAAQVKAKLEAEGAVVEVK
- a CDS encoding 50S ribosomal protein L10, yielding MKKSEKEQLVSELREKISGAQALYFTDFTGLNVKRMTELRRRFRRAGVEYVVIKNTLALRAVNESGLTGARLRGPTGVVVAKDPIAAAKVLVTFAKEHDQKPATKGGIFEGNLVDEAMVKRLAALPSRDEALSLFAGSLNSVLMMFSLALDARKEQLENG
- a CDS encoding 50S ribosomal protein L1, translating into MKTHGKKFNTAAERRDPAATFQPRAALELVKGAAFAKFDETVEVAVRLGVDPRHADQVVRGTVVLPAGTGKTVRVLVIAVGDKAREATEAGADFVGNEYLAKIKEGWLDFDVMIATPDQMGQIGQLGRVLGPRGLMPNPKAGTVTMNVGTAVRESKAGKIEFRVDKAGNVHAAIGKVSFGLEALEQNFTAFMDQIVRSKPSASKGVYVRNVSVSSTMGPGVKVDTTPYRG